A stretch of Anaeromyxobacter dehalogenans 2CP-1 DNA encodes these proteins:
- a CDS encoding ATP-binding protein: MRAGLQGRAHAPLLNAATPGHPSRTGQLQAITAALSRAVTRGDVARALVERTLDAVAAQEGALWLVERAGGVARLVHAAGLPEEERARLEILPLERGAGPVSGSMVACEAQYLGSRRELAERFPRARMERLPELALAAVPLEAEGRCLGALALVFHARRHFDEEERIFLAVLARVAAQALARARLYESERAARAEAEGAHRRAAFLGEASALLASSLDWEETLASVARLAVAGVADWCWVELPEGLAGGAPPVVVAHVDPARAELSAAWRRRFPPEPDAPSGAPAVMRTGRSELYPELPASLLDALGRDSDALAADRALETCSAMVVPLSARGRTLGTITLVASRVDRRYGPEDLAMAEELGRRAGVAMDNARLYDEAQRAIRARDDVLAIVSHDLKNPLEAIYLSSALLLRSGAAPRLRRHAETIQRSAARMDRLIRELLDLSSIDAGRLVVEPRPEPLDAVVEEALAGLSPLALERGIALGADTGGAREPVPCDRERILQVLSNLVGNALQFTPRGGHVTVRATLAPTEARVEVRDDGPGIAPAQLRRVFDRYWKSGSRRGSGLGLSIAKGLVEAHGGRIEVESRLGAGSTFRFTLPRR; this comes from the coding sequence ATGCGCGCAGGGCTCCAGGGCCGGGCGCACGCGCCCCTCCTCAACGCCGCGACCCCGGGACACCCGTCGCGCACCGGGCAGCTCCAGGCCATCACCGCCGCGCTCTCGCGCGCCGTCACCCGCGGCGACGTGGCGCGCGCGCTGGTCGAGCGGACGCTCGACGCCGTGGCGGCGCAGGAGGGCGCGCTGTGGCTGGTCGAGCGCGCCGGCGGGGTGGCGCGCCTCGTCCACGCGGCCGGACTCCCCGAGGAGGAGCGGGCGCGCCTGGAGATCCTGCCGCTGGAGCGCGGCGCCGGGCCGGTGTCCGGGAGCATGGTGGCCTGCGAGGCGCAGTACCTGGGCAGCCGCCGGGAGCTGGCCGAGCGGTTCCCGCGCGCGCGCATGGAGCGGCTCCCGGAGCTGGCGCTGGCGGCGGTGCCGCTCGAGGCGGAGGGGCGCTGCCTCGGGGCGCTCGCGCTCGTGTTCCACGCGCGGCGGCATTTCGACGAGGAGGAGCGGATCTTCCTGGCGGTGCTGGCGCGGGTGGCGGCCCAGGCGCTGGCGCGGGCACGGCTCTACGAGTCGGAGCGGGCCGCGCGCGCGGAGGCGGAGGGCGCGCACCGGCGGGCGGCGTTCCTGGGCGAGGCGAGCGCGCTGCTCGCGTCGTCGCTCGACTGGGAGGAGACGCTCGCCTCGGTGGCGCGGCTGGCGGTGGCGGGCGTGGCCGACTGGTGCTGGGTGGAGCTGCCCGAGGGGCTCGCCGGCGGCGCGCCGCCGGTGGTGGTCGCCCACGTCGATCCGGCGCGCGCGGAGCTGTCCGCCGCCTGGCGCCGGCGCTTCCCCCCCGAGCCGGACGCGCCCTCCGGGGCGCCGGCGGTGATGCGGACCGGGCGCTCCGAGCTGTACCCGGAGCTGCCCGCCTCGCTGCTCGACGCCCTCGGGCGCGACTCCGACGCGCTCGCCGCCGACCGCGCGCTCGAGACCTGCTCGGCGATGGTGGTGCCGCTCTCGGCCCGCGGCCGCACGCTCGGGACGATCACGCTGGTGGCCAGCCGCGTCGACCGGCGCTACGGCCCGGAGGACCTCGCCATGGCGGAGGAGCTGGGGCGCCGCGCCGGCGTGGCCATGGACAACGCGCGGCTCTACGACGAGGCACAGCGGGCCATCCGCGCGCGCGACGACGTCCTCGCGATCGTCTCGCACGACCTGAAGAACCCGCTGGAGGCGATCTACCTCTCCTCGGCGCTGCTGCTGCGCAGCGGCGCCGCGCCCCGCCTGCGGCGGCACGCCGAGACCATCCAGCGCTCCGCCGCCCGGATGGACCGGCTCATCCGCGAGCTGCTCGACCTGTCCAGCATCGACGCGGGCCGGCTCGTCGTGGAGCCCCGGCCCGAGCCGCTCGACGCGGTGGTCGAGGAGGCGCTGGCCGGGCTCTCGCCGCTGGCCCTGGAGCGCGGCATCGCGCTCGGCGCCGACACCGGCGGCGCGCGGGAGCCGGTGCCGTGCGACCGCGAGCGGATCCTGCAGGTGCTCTCGAACCTGGTCGGGAACGCGCTCCAGTTCACCCCGCGCGGCGGGCACGTCACCGTGCGCGCCACGCTGGCGCCCACCGAGGCGCGGGTGGAGGTGCGCGACGACGGGCCCGGCATCGCCCCGGCGCAGCTCCGGCGCGTCTTCGACCGCTACTGGAAGAGCGGCTCGCGGCGCGGCAGCGGGCTGGGCCTGTCCATCGCGAAGGGGCTCGTGGAGGCGCACGGCGGGCGCATCGAGGTCGAGAGCCGGCTCGGCGCGGGGAGCACGTTCCGGTTCACGTTGCCGCGGCGCTGA
- a CDS encoding phosphoribosylaminoimidazolesuccinocarboxamide synthase, with amino-acid sequence MIPDDKLRAQLPHTLQQLDLPGLGELYRGKVRDNYSRGDRIVMVTTDRISAFDHVLGTIPFKGEVLSRLTAFWFDKVKDIAPTHIVEVPDPSVMVVKRAKALPIEIVIRGYVTGSLWRDYQAGKADYGISWPAGLRKDQRFDQPIITPSTKAEYGKHDEPIGEAEILKQGLVTPDVWKEATAVARRLFQRGQEWARTRGLILVDTKYEMGIADGKLVVIDEIHTPDSSRYWVADGYEERFARGEDQEMLDKENIRQWLIKEHGFSGHGTPPPLTDDVRVMLARKYVEVFEKLTGETFASEVGSVAARIERNLRATGHLA; translated from the coding sequence ATGATCCCCGACGACAAGCTGCGGGCCCAGCTCCCGCACACCCTCCAGCAGCTCGACCTCCCCGGTCTCGGCGAGCTGTACCGGGGGAAGGTCCGCGACAACTACAGCCGCGGCGACCGGATCGTCATGGTCACGACCGACCGGATCTCGGCCTTCGACCACGTGCTCGGCACCATCCCGTTCAAGGGCGAGGTGCTGTCGCGGCTCACCGCGTTCTGGTTCGACAAGGTGAAGGACATCGCGCCGACGCACATCGTCGAGGTGCCGGATCCGAGCGTGATGGTGGTGAAGCGCGCCAAGGCGCTGCCCATCGAGATCGTCATCCGCGGCTACGTCACCGGCTCGCTCTGGCGCGACTACCAGGCCGGCAAGGCCGACTACGGCATCTCCTGGCCGGCCGGGCTGCGCAAGGACCAGCGGTTCGACCAGCCCATCATCACGCCCTCGACCAAGGCCGAGTACGGCAAGCACGACGAGCCCATCGGCGAGGCCGAGATCCTGAAGCAGGGTCTGGTGACGCCGGACGTCTGGAAGGAGGCCACCGCCGTCGCGCGGCGGCTGTTCCAGCGCGGCCAGGAGTGGGCGCGGACGCGCGGCCTCATCCTCGTGGACACGAAGTACGAGATGGGGATCGCCGACGGCAAGCTGGTGGTCATCGACGAGATCCACACCCCGGACAGCTCGCGCTACTGGGTGGCGGACGGCTACGAGGAGCGCTTCGCGCGGGGCGAGGACCAGGAGATGCTGGACAAGGAGAACATCCGGCAGTGGCTCATCAAGGAGCACGGGTTCTCCGGGCACGGCACCCCGCCCCCGCTCACCGACGACGTGCGGGTGATGCTGGCGCGCAAGTACGTCGAGGTCTTCGAGAAGCTCACCGGCGAGACGTTCGCGTCGGAGGTCGGCTCGGTCGCCGCCCGCATCGAGCGGAACCTCCGCGCCACGGGTCACCTCGCCTGA
- the dut gene encoding dUTP diphosphatase, with the protein MPVTVRVRRVGHRGPPLDLPRYESAGAAGLDLRADEPFTLAPGERRVVPTGLALELPPGHEGQVRPRSGLAARHGVGMVNAPGTIDADYRGEVGVILVNHGQAPVAFARGDRIAQLVIAPVVRAELELVDALSDSDRGAGGFGSTGQ; encoded by the coding sequence ATGCCCGTGACCGTCCGAGTCCGCCGCGTCGGCCATCGCGGCCCCCCGCTCGATCTCCCCCGCTACGAGTCCGCCGGCGCCGCAGGCCTCGACCTGCGCGCCGACGAGCCGTTCACGCTCGCCCCGGGCGAGCGGCGGGTGGTCCCGACCGGCCTCGCGCTGGAGCTGCCGCCCGGCCACGAGGGCCAGGTGCGGCCGCGCTCCGGCCTGGCCGCGCGCCACGGCGTCGGCATGGTGAACGCGCCGGGCACCATCGACGCGGACTACCGCGGCGAGGTGGGGGTCATCCTGGTGAACCACGGGCAGGCGCCGGTGGCGTTCGCCCGCGGCGATCGCATCGCCCAGCTCGTGATCGCGCCCGTGGTCCGGGCCGAGCTCGAGCTGGTGGACGCGCTGAGCGACAGCGACCGAGGCGCCGGCGGCTTCGGCTCGACCGGCCAGTAG
- the purB gene encoding adenylosuccinate lyase, which translates to MIPRYTRPDMGRIWTSEHRFRIWLDVELAACEAMVRLGEVPPEDFEALRKAFAGFEFTAADVARIDEIERTVKHDVIAFLTFVEEKGGPAARHLHKGMTSSDVLDTTLAVQLRDASRLLLAGVDRVLAAVRKRAFEHRRTPMVGRSHGIHAEPITFGLKLAGWYDAWTRRRAALARAAEGVAVGKISGAVGTFANVDPRVEAFVMEKVGLAGGEGAATQVVNRDRHAELFTALALCGATLEQQAVEVRHLQRTEVREAEEPFTAGQKGSSAMPHKRNPILSENLTGLARLLRGYALAAMEDVALWHERDISHSSVERVIGPDATIALDFALHRFAGMIENLRVYPERMRENLDLTGGLYEAQRVLLALVGKGVARQQGYVFVQRNAMKVWEEKVDFRTALKRDPDVSRLLTADEVDACFALDYHLKHVDTIFRRVFGEA; encoded by the coding sequence ATGATCCCGCGCTACACCCGGCCCGACATGGGCCGCATCTGGACTTCCGAGCACCGCTTCCGCATCTGGCTCGACGTGGAGCTGGCCGCGTGCGAGGCGATGGTGCGCCTGGGCGAGGTGCCGCCCGAGGACTTCGAGGCGCTCCGCAAGGCGTTCGCCGGCTTCGAGTTCACCGCCGCGGACGTGGCCCGCATCGACGAGATCGAGCGGACCGTGAAGCACGACGTGATCGCCTTCCTCACGTTCGTGGAGGAGAAGGGCGGCCCGGCCGCGCGCCACCTGCACAAGGGCATGACCTCGTCGGACGTGCTCGACACGACGCTCGCGGTGCAGCTCCGCGACGCGAGCCGGCTGCTGCTCGCCGGCGTGGACCGGGTGCTCGCCGCGGTCCGCAAGCGGGCCTTCGAGCACCGGCGCACGCCGATGGTGGGCCGGAGCCACGGCATCCACGCCGAGCCGATCACGTTCGGGCTGAAGCTCGCCGGCTGGTACGACGCCTGGACCCGCCGCCGCGCCGCGCTGGCCCGCGCCGCCGAGGGGGTGGCGGTCGGCAAGATCTCCGGCGCGGTGGGCACGTTCGCGAACGTGGACCCGCGGGTGGAGGCGTTCGTGATGGAGAAGGTCGGCCTCGCCGGCGGCGAGGGCGCGGCCACGCAGGTCGTGAACCGCGACCGCCACGCCGAGCTGTTCACCGCGCTGGCGCTCTGCGGCGCCACGCTGGAGCAGCAGGCGGTCGAGGTCCGGCACCTGCAGCGCACCGAGGTGCGCGAGGCGGAGGAGCCGTTCACCGCCGGGCAGAAGGGCTCCTCGGCCATGCCGCACAAGCGCAACCCCATCCTCTCCGAGAACCTCACCGGCCTGGCCCGGCTGCTGCGCGGCTACGCGCTCGCCGCCATGGAGGACGTGGCGCTCTGGCACGAGCGCGACATCAGCCACTCCTCGGTGGAGCGGGTGATCGGGCCGGACGCGACCATCGCGCTCGACTTCGCGCTGCACCGCTTCGCGGGGATGATCGAGAACCTGCGCGTGTACCCCGAGCGCATGCGCGAGAACCTGGACCTCACCGGCGGGCTGTACGAGGCGCAGCGCGTGCTGCTGGCGCTGGTCGGCAAGGGCGTGGCCCGCCAGCAGGGCTACGTGTTCGTCCAGCGCAACGCGATGAAGGTCTGGGAGGAGAAGGTGGACTTCCGGACTGCGCTGAAGCGCGACCCCGACGTGAGCCGGCTGCTCACGGCCGACGAGGTCGACGCCTGCTTCGCGCTCGACTACCACCTGAAGCACGTGGACACCATCTTCCGCCGGGTGTTCGGCGAGGCCTGA
- a CDS encoding RNA methyltransferase, with amino-acid sequence MLHRPQSADNVGAAARVMKNFGLSRLVVVAPAAWGGPPRTPGTGAVTARDDVLARARRMARKASDLLDGAEIHPDLRSAIGPATWVCGTTSRAVEGRPWLEPRGLAAELVRRSEQGEVAVVFGEERRGLSDAELELCQAVCTIPTAAAYDSMNLAQAVAVVAYEVARAAPPAGAAPAEAPPGRGGDAPARIETVEALWARAQAVLGAAGYLNPQNPEHILADFRRLLARADPTQREVELLLGALRSLERALRLPPRGDGTA; translated from the coding sequence GTGCTCCACCGGCCGCAGAGCGCCGACAACGTCGGCGCCGCCGCCCGGGTGATGAAGAACTTCGGCCTGTCCCGCCTGGTGGTGGTGGCCCCGGCGGCCTGGGGCGGGCCGCCGCGCACCCCCGGAACGGGCGCGGTCACCGCCCGCGACGACGTGCTCGCCCGCGCGCGACGGATGGCCCGGAAGGCCTCGGACCTGCTCGACGGGGCCGAGATCCACCCCGACCTCCGCTCGGCCATCGGCCCGGCGACCTGGGTGTGCGGCACGACCTCCCGCGCGGTGGAGGGGCGGCCCTGGCTCGAGCCGCGCGGCCTGGCGGCCGAGCTGGTCCGGCGCTCCGAGCAGGGCGAGGTGGCGGTGGTGTTCGGCGAGGAGCGCCGCGGGCTGTCCGACGCCGAGCTGGAGCTGTGCCAGGCCGTCTGCACCATCCCCACGGCCGCCGCCTACGACTCGATGAACCTGGCGCAGGCGGTGGCAGTGGTCGCGTACGAGGTGGCGCGCGCGGCGCCGCCGGCCGGCGCGGCGCCCGCGGAGGCGCCGCCCGGACGCGGCGGCGATGCGCCGGCCCGCATCGAGACCGTGGAGGCGCTGTGGGCGCGCGCGCAGGCGGTCCTCGGCGCCGCGGGGTACCTGAACCCGCAGAACCCGGAGCACATCCTGGCGGACTTCCGGCGGCTGCTCGCGCGCGCCGACCCGACGCAGCGCGAGGTCGAGCTGCTCCTCGGGGCGCTGCGATCGCTGGAGCGTGCGCTGCGGCTGCCGCCGCGCGGCGACGGAACGGCCTAG